One window of the Streptomyces sp. NBC_00259 genome contains the following:
- a CDS encoding MFS transporter, translated as MRRGWLLRLVIAFGFAQGAVSMARPAVSYRALALGADERAIGVIAGVYALLPLFAAVPLGRRTDHGRCAPLLPLGVALISGGCALSGLAGSLPAMAAWSGVMGLGHLCFVIGAQSIVARQSAPDEQDRNFGHFTIGASLGQLVGPIAAGALIGTDMARTSALALLVSATVAAAAATSLWRIEHRTAGVRRTARTSVPLHRILRTRGVPAGIVISLAVLSATDILTAYLPVIGEHRGIAPSVIGLLLSVRAAATIACRLVMTPMIRIMGRTVLLTVTCLLAGLLCAGLALPVPVWALAAMLAVLGFCLGVGQPLSMTTVVRAAPAEARSTALALRLTGNRLGQVAAPASAGLVAGFAGTAAPFVMLGLLLVSAAGLGLRAGRDAEHGGRTVRTTGHPGKRLPQRQERQ; from the coding sequence ATGCGACGCGGCTGGCTCCTGCGCCTCGTCATCGCCTTCGGCTTCGCGCAGGGGGCGGTGTCGATGGCCCGCCCGGCCGTCTCGTACCGCGCCCTCGCCCTCGGCGCCGACGAGCGGGCGATCGGCGTCATCGCGGGTGTGTACGCACTGCTCCCGCTGTTCGCCGCCGTTCCGCTGGGCCGCCGCACCGACCACGGCCGGTGCGCACCGCTGCTGCCCCTGGGCGTGGCGCTGATCTCCGGTGGCTGCGCGCTGAGCGGACTGGCCGGTTCCCTGCCCGCCATGGCGGCCTGGAGCGGCGTCATGGGCCTCGGTCATCTGTGCTTCGTGATCGGCGCTCAGTCGATCGTCGCCCGGCAGTCCGCGCCCGACGAACAGGACCGCAACTTCGGCCACTTCACGATCGGCGCCTCGCTCGGCCAGCTCGTCGGCCCGATCGCCGCAGGGGCGCTGATCGGCACCGACATGGCCCGGACGAGCGCACTGGCCCTGCTCGTCTCCGCGACGGTGGCGGCGGCCGCCGCCACCTCGCTGTGGCGGATCGAGCACCGCACGGCCGGCGTTCGCCGTACGGCGCGCACCTCGGTGCCGTTGCACCGCATCCTGCGGACGCGGGGCGTACCCGCGGGAATCGTCATCAGCCTGGCCGTGCTGTCGGCGACCGACATCCTCACCGCCTACCTCCCGGTGATCGGCGAGCACCGGGGCATCGCCCCGTCCGTCATCGGGCTGCTGCTGAGCGTACGGGCGGCCGCGACGATCGCCTGCCGGCTGGTCATGACCCCGATGATCCGGATCATGGGCCGCACGGTCCTGCTCACCGTGACCTGTCTGCTCGCCGGGCTGTTGTGCGCGGGCCTGGCGCTGCCCGTTCCCGTGTGGGCGCTCGCCGCGATGCTCGCGGTACTGGGCTTCTGCCTCGGCGTCGGCCAGCCGCTGTCCATGACGACCGTCGTGCGGGCCGCCCCTGCCGAGGCACGCTCCACCGCGCTCGCCCTGCGCCTCACCGGCAACCGCCTGGGCCAGGTCGCGGCTCCCGCCTCCGCCGGTCTCGTCGCGGGGTTCGCGGGCACGGCCGCGCCGTTCGTGATGCTGGGGCTGCTCCTCGTCTCGGCGGCGGGGCTGGGGCTACGGGCCGGACGCGACGCTGAACACGGCGGCCGAACGGTACGTACTACCGGGCACCCGGGAAAGCGTCTGCCTCAACGACAGGAGCGGCAATGA
- a CDS encoding CitMHS family transporter — MLTILGFAMIATFLVLIMMKKMSPIAALVLIPALFCVIVGQGAKLGDYVLEGVGNLAPTAAMLMFAIVYFGVMIDVGLFDPIVRGILRFCRADPMRVVVGTALLAAIVSLDGDGSTTFMITVSAMYPLYKRLGMSLVVMTGVAATANGVMNTLPWGGPTARAATALKLDAGDIFVPMIPALGVGLLFVFVLAYVLGRRERKRIGYLTLDEALEPETETVLVKAGGGGDRTTTGPATATGGAAGSAAGTGSGTAGSGTGDSGDSGDSGDDEVFQGLDPRRETLRPRLYWFNAALTVVLLASMIMELLPIPVLFLIGAALALTVNFPKMADQKARLAAHADNVLNVSGMVFAAAVFTGVLTGTGMVKHMADWLVGAIPAGMGPHMALVTGLLSLPLTYFMSNDGFYFGVLPVLAEAGAAHGVSPLEIARASLAGQALHMSSPLVPAVYVLVGMAKVEFGDHTRFTVKWAALTSLVVLGAGILFGII; from the coding sequence ATGCTGACAATCCTCGGCTTCGCCATGATCGCGACCTTCCTGGTCCTGATCATGATGAAGAAGATGTCGCCGATCGCGGCGCTCGTGCTGATCCCCGCGCTCTTCTGCGTCATCGTCGGACAGGGCGCGAAGCTCGGGGACTACGTCCTGGAAGGCGTCGGCAACCTCGCGCCCACCGCGGCGATGCTGATGTTCGCCATCGTCTACTTCGGCGTGATGATCGACGTCGGCCTGTTCGACCCGATCGTGCGGGGCATCCTGCGCTTCTGCAGGGCGGACCCGATGCGCGTCGTGGTCGGCACGGCCCTGCTCGCCGCGATCGTGTCGCTGGACGGCGACGGCTCCACCACGTTCATGATCACCGTCTCGGCGATGTACCCGCTCTACAAGCGCCTCGGGATGAGTCTCGTGGTGATGACCGGCGTCGCCGCCACCGCGAACGGCGTGATGAACACCCTGCCGTGGGGCGGGCCGACCGCCCGTGCCGCGACCGCGCTCAAGCTAGACGCCGGTGACATCTTCGTGCCGATGATCCCCGCGCTCGGCGTCGGACTGCTCTTCGTCTTCGTCCTCGCGTACGTCCTCGGCCGCCGCGAGCGCAAGCGCATCGGCTATCTGACGCTGGACGAGGCGCTGGAGCCTGAGACCGAGACCGTGCTGGTGAAGGCGGGCGGCGGAGGCGACCGTACGACGACGGGCCCGGCGACCGCCACGGGCGGGGCCGCGGGTTCCGCCGCCGGAACCGGCAGCGGCACCGCGGGCTCCGGCACCGGCGACTCCGGCGACTCCGGCGACTCCGGCGACGACGAGGTCTTCCAGGGCCTGGACCCCAGGCGCGAGACCCTGCGCCCCCGGCTGTACTGGTTCAACGCCGCGCTCACCGTCGTCCTGCTCGCCTCGATGATCATGGAGCTGCTGCCGATCCCCGTACTGTTCCTGATCGGCGCCGCCCTCGCCCTCACCGTCAACTTCCCGAAGATGGCCGACCAGAAGGCCCGTCTCGCCGCCCACGCGGACAACGTCCTCAACGTCTCCGGCATGGTCTTCGCCGCCGCCGTCTTCACCGGAGTCCTCACCGGCACCGGCATGGTCAAGCACATGGCCGACTGGCTCGTCGGCGCCATCCCCGCCGGCATGGGCCCCCACATGGCGCTCGTCACCGGCCTGCTGAGCCTCCCGCTCACCTACTTCATGTCGAACGACGGCTTCTACTTCGGCGTCCTCCCCGTCCTCGCCGAAGCCGGCGCCGCCCACGGAGTCTCCCCGCTGGAGATCGCCCGCGCCTCCCTCGCCGGCCAGGCGCTGCACATGTCCAGCCCGCTCGTCCCCGCCGTGTACGTCCTCGTCGGCATGGCCAAGGTCGAGTTCGGCGACCACACCAGGTTCACGGTCAAGTGGGCCGCGCTCACCTCCCTCGTGGTGCTCGGGGCCGGAATCCTCTTCGGCATCATCTGA
- a CDS encoding molybdopterin-dependent oxidoreductase, producing the protein MTGTDATRTAPRICPLCEATCGLTLTIGRDGTGEKVTGARGDRDDVFSQGFICPKGASFGELDSDPDRLRTPLVRDEHGELREATWDEAFDTVAARIRPLIERYGPNAVGVVLGNPNVHTMAGGLYPPVLLSTLRTRNLFTASTLDQMPKHVSSGLLFGSAGAIPVPDLDRTDHLLLLGANPLDSNGSLCTAPDFPGKLKALRRRGGRLTVVDPRRTRTARLADRHVAIRPGTDALLLAALAQVLFEEGLTDLGPLAAQVEGVDEVREAVREFTPEAVAEACDMDAGTIRTIARELAAAPTAAVYGRIGSCTVEHGTLASWLVDVLNILTGNLDRPGGALFPLAAHDRAPRPAGLPAGPGKGFALGRWSSRVGGHPEAKGELPITVLAEEIETPGEGCIRAVIAIAANPVLSAPDGDRLDRALPGLDLMVSIDPYLNETSRHADVVLPPPPPSRSAHFDFAFNALAVRNQVRYTPAAIPLDAGAMDECEIHARLILAVSGMHGADPSAVDDMVVAGSLAKAVADPHSPVHGQDPEELAAGLGGSSGPERRLDMMLRLGPYGLTLDDLLAQPHGIDLGPLRPRLSQVLRTRSGRVELLPAPIAADLPRLRRALGERDDRLVLVGRRHLRSNNSWMHNVATLNGGSNRCTLQVHPADAARLGLDDGATARIKAAGGELEVPVEITDAVRTGVVSLPHGWGHDRAGTRMSVAAARPGVNVNQLLDGSLLDPLSGTAVLNGFAVELAPAR; encoded by the coding sequence ATGACAGGAACCGACGCCACCCGCACGGCCCCGCGCATCTGCCCCCTGTGCGAGGCCACCTGCGGACTGACCCTCACCATCGGACGCGACGGAACGGGGGAGAAGGTCACCGGCGCCCGCGGGGACCGCGACGACGTCTTCAGTCAGGGATTCATCTGCCCCAAGGGCGCCTCCTTCGGGGAGCTGGACTCCGACCCCGACCGGCTGCGGACCCCCCTCGTCCGTGACGAGCACGGCGAACTGCGCGAAGCCACCTGGGACGAAGCCTTCGACACCGTCGCCGCCCGGATACGCCCGCTGATCGAGCGGTACGGCCCGAACGCCGTCGGTGTCGTCCTCGGCAACCCGAACGTCCACACCATGGCCGGCGGGCTCTACCCGCCCGTCCTGCTGTCCACGCTGCGCACCCGCAACCTCTTCACCGCCAGCACCCTCGACCAGATGCCCAAGCACGTCTCCAGCGGACTGCTCTTCGGCAGCGCGGGCGCCATCCCCGTACCCGACCTGGACCGTACGGACCATCTGCTGCTCCTCGGCGCCAACCCGCTCGACTCCAACGGCAGCCTGTGCACCGCACCCGACTTCCCGGGCAAGCTCAAGGCACTGCGCCGGCGCGGCGGCCGTCTCACCGTCGTCGACCCCCGCCGTACCCGCACCGCGCGGCTCGCCGACCGCCATGTCGCGATCCGCCCCGGCACGGACGCGCTGCTGCTGGCCGCCCTCGCCCAGGTCCTGTTCGAGGAGGGCCTCACCGACCTCGGGCCGCTCGCCGCTCAGGTCGAAGGGGTGGACGAAGTCCGGGAGGCCGTAAGGGAGTTCACTCCCGAGGCGGTCGCCGAGGCGTGCGACATGGACGCCGGGACGATCCGGACGATCGCGCGCGAACTCGCCGCCGCCCCGACCGCCGCCGTCTACGGCCGCATCGGCAGCTGCACCGTCGAGCACGGCACCCTCGCCAGCTGGCTCGTGGACGTCCTCAACATCCTGACCGGCAACCTCGACCGGCCCGGCGGTGCCCTCTTCCCGCTCGCCGCCCACGACCGGGCACCCCGGCCCGCCGGCCTGCCGGCCGGCCCCGGCAAGGGATTCGCGCTGGGCCGCTGGAGCAGCAGGGTCGGCGGCCACCCCGAGGCCAAGGGAGAACTGCCGATCACCGTGCTCGCCGAGGAGATCGAGACACCTGGCGAAGGCTGCATCCGCGCGGTGATCGCGATCGCCGCCAACCCCGTGCTCTCCGCACCCGACGGCGACCGCCTCGACCGTGCGCTGCCCGGACTCGACCTCATGGTCAGCATCGACCCGTATCTGAACGAGACCTCGCGCCACGCCGACGTCGTCCTGCCCCCGCCACCGCCGTCCCGCAGCGCGCACTTCGACTTCGCCTTCAACGCCCTCGCCGTCCGCAACCAGGTCCGCTACACGCCCGCCGCCATTCCCCTCGACGCCGGCGCGATGGACGAGTGCGAGATCCACGCCCGGCTGATCCTCGCCGTGAGCGGGATGCACGGGGCCGACCCGTCGGCCGTCGACGACATGGTGGTCGCGGGCTCGCTCGCCAAGGCCGTCGCCGACCCCCACTCGCCGGTCCACGGCCAGGACCCCGAGGAGCTCGCAGCCGGGCTGGGCGGAAGCAGCGGCCCCGAGCGGAGGCTCGACATGATGCTGCGCCTCGGCCCGTACGGCCTCACCCTCGACGACCTGCTCGCGCAGCCGCACGGCATCGACCTCGGCCCGCTGCGGCCCCGGCTGTCCCAGGTCCTTCGGACCCGCAGCGGACGCGTCGAACTGCTGCCGGCGCCCATCGCCGCCGATCTGCCGCGACTGCGGCGCGCCCTGGGGGAGCGGGACGACCGGCTCGTCCTGGTCGGCCGCCGCCATCTGCGCTCCAACAACAGCTGGATGCACAACGTCGCCACCCTCAACGGCGGTTCCAACCGCTGCACCCTCCAGGTCCACCCGGCCGACGCGGCCCGCCTCGGACTCGACGACGGGGCCACCGCCCGGATCAAGGCGGCCGGAGGAGAGCTGGAGGTCCCCGTCGAGATCACCGACGCCGTACGCACGGGAGTGGTGAGCCTGCCGCACGGCTGGGGCCACGACCGCGCCGGCACCCGGATGTCGGTGGCGGCGGCCCGCCCGGGGGTCAACGTCAACCAACTGCTCGACGGCTCGCTGCTCGACCCGCTGTCCGGCACGGCCGTCCTCAACGGCTTCGCCGTGGAGCTGGCCCCTGCCCGATGA
- a CDS encoding TetR/AcrR family transcriptional regulator, with amino-acid sequence MSSGHSLRRTPVQQRSAERLTRILDACAQLLDETGYEELSTRAVAARAEVPIGSVYRFFGNKRAMAEALAARNLDRYAERIGARIAGMPAADWRGAVDAVLDEYLAMKRAVPGFALIDFGYRIPVAAPASGANHAVADRLTELLAGHLGRSADPVLRRTTLVAVEATDALLQLAFRVDPSGDAEIIAETRELLYAYLARVLD; translated from the coding sequence ATGTCCTCAGGTCACTCCCTCCGCCGTACGCCCGTACAGCAGCGCAGCGCCGAGCGGCTGACCCGGATCCTGGACGCCTGCGCCCAACTCCTCGACGAGACCGGCTACGAGGAGCTGTCCACGCGCGCGGTCGCGGCCCGCGCCGAGGTGCCCATCGGCTCCGTCTACCGCTTCTTCGGTAACAAGCGGGCCATGGCCGAGGCCCTCGCCGCGCGCAACCTCGACCGGTACGCCGAGCGCATCGGGGCGCGGATCGCCGGAATGCCGGCCGCGGACTGGCGGGGCGCGGTCGACGCCGTGCTCGACGAGTACCTGGCCATGAAGCGGGCCGTGCCAGGCTTCGCGCTGATCGACTTCGGCTACCGCATCCCGGTCGCCGCACCCGCCTCGGGCGCCAACCACGCGGTCGCCGACCGGCTCACCGAACTGCTCGCCGGACACCTCGGCCGCAGCGCGGACCCGGTGCTGCGCCGCACCACGCTCGTCGCGGTGGAGGCGACGGACGCGCTGCTGCAACTGGCCTTCCGCGTCGACCCGTCGGGCGACGCGGAGATCATCGCGGAGACGAGGGAGCTGCTGTACGCGTATCTGGCCCGGGTGCTGGACTGA
- the hmgA gene encoding homogentisate 1,2-dioxygenase, which translates to MSGIEQARKTAEGLEYLSGFGNEHSSEAVPGALPYGRNSPQRAPLGLYAEQLSGTAFTEPRAQNRRSWLYRIRPSAAHPPFVRSGNGALHTAPFTETVPDPNRLRWDPLPQPAPGTDWLAGLWTLGGNGDATQRTGMAVHLYHANASMERRVFSNADGELLIVPERGGLLLRTELGLLSAGPGEVALVPRGVRFRVELLDDSARGYVCENYGQAFQLPDLGPIGANGLANARDFRAPVAAYEDVEGQVEVVNKFCGNLWTATYDHSPLDVVAWHGNHVPYVYDLRAFNVLGTISYDHPDPSIFTVLTSPSDTPGLAGVDFVVFAPRWLVGEDTFRPPYFHRNVMSEYMGLIEGAYDAKTAGKGGFVPGGGSLHNMMSAHGPDRETFDRASAAELKPQKIDDGLAFMFETRWPVTATAEAANADHLQRAYDDVWQGLERHFRS; encoded by the coding sequence ATGAGCGGCATCGAGCAGGCACGGAAGACGGCCGAGGGGCTGGAGTACCTGTCGGGCTTCGGCAATGAACACAGCTCGGAGGCCGTCCCCGGCGCCCTGCCGTACGGGCGGAACTCACCCCAGCGGGCCCCGCTCGGGCTGTACGCGGAGCAGCTGAGCGGCACCGCGTTCACCGAGCCGCGCGCCCAGAACCGGCGCTCGTGGCTGTACCGGATCAGGCCCTCGGCCGCGCACCCGCCGTTCGTCCGCAGCGGCAACGGCGCCCTGCACACCGCCCCCTTCACCGAGACCGTGCCCGACCCGAACCGGCTCCGCTGGGACCCGCTGCCGCAGCCCGCGCCCGGCACCGACTGGCTGGCCGGTCTGTGGACCCTCGGCGGGAACGGGGACGCCACCCAGCGCACCGGCATGGCCGTGCACCTGTACCACGCCAACGCGTCCATGGAACGACGGGTGTTCAGCAACGCGGACGGCGAGCTGCTGATCGTGCCCGAGCGGGGCGGGCTGCTGCTCCGTACGGAGCTGGGGCTGCTGTCCGCCGGGCCCGGCGAGGTCGCGCTCGTGCCGCGCGGGGTGCGCTTCCGTGTCGAGCTGCTCGACGACAGCGCCCGCGGCTACGTCTGCGAGAACTACGGGCAGGCCTTCCAGCTCCCTGACCTCGGGCCGATCGGCGCCAACGGGCTCGCCAACGCACGGGACTTCCGGGCACCGGTCGCGGCGTACGAGGACGTCGAGGGCCAGGTCGAGGTCGTCAACAAGTTCTGCGGCAATCTGTGGACCGCCACCTACGACCACTCGCCGCTCGATGTCGTCGCCTGGCACGGGAACCATGTGCCGTACGTCTACGACCTGCGGGCCTTCAACGTCCTCGGGACCATCTCCTACGACCACCCCGACCCGTCCATCTTCACCGTACTGACGTCCCCCAGCGACACCCCCGGACTGGCGGGCGTGGACTTCGTGGTGTTCGCCCCGCGCTGGCTGGTGGGCGAGGACACCTTCCGCCCGCCCTACTTCCACCGCAACGTGATGAGCGAGTACATGGGCCTCATCGAGGGCGCCTACGACGCCAAGACCGCCGGCAAGGGAGGCTTCGTCCCGGGCGGCGGGTCGCTGCACAACATGATGTCCGCGCACGGCCCCGACCGGGAGACGTTCGACAGGGCGAGCGCGGCCGAGCTGAAGCCGCAGAAGATCGACGACGGCCTGGCGTTCATGTTCGAGACGCGCTGGCCGGTGACCGCGACCGCCGAAGCGGCGAACGCGGACCACCTGCAGAGGGCGTACGACGACGTGTGGCAGGGTCTGGAGCGCCACTTCCGGTCCTGA
- a CDS encoding GntR family transcriptional regulator encodes MTAFAPDSLVLNRKLPLWYQVSQSLRASILGRRPHDPLRLPTEEQLAEHYGVSVLTMRQALKELETEGLISRHRRRGTFIEPGARRSAPRRLLGSIDAIVAQQSGERTTILGHAPEPVPGGLAEYFPDTDEVVTYRRLRCDGDSGEPTNWAENAVRPDVAARLEVADLERWPMTKVLRDAVGVRISRITDTVEARLADPETAELLQVPLLSPILHYTGVTYDEEGRVVDVARIRYRGDRFSFSVTVEAQ; translated from the coding sequence GTGACCGCCTTCGCCCCCGACTCGCTCGTCCTGAACCGCAAGCTGCCGCTCTGGTACCAGGTCTCGCAGTCGCTCCGCGCCTCCATACTGGGCCGCCGCCCGCACGACCCGCTGCGGCTGCCGACGGAGGAGCAGCTCGCCGAGCACTACGGGGTGAGCGTGCTGACCATGCGGCAGGCGCTCAAGGAGCTGGAGACGGAAGGCCTGATCAGCCGGCACCGGCGGCGCGGCACCTTCATCGAACCGGGGGCGCGGCGGAGCGCGCCCAGACGGCTGCTGGGCTCGATCGACGCGATCGTGGCCCAGCAGTCGGGCGAGCGGACGACGATCCTGGGCCATGCCCCGGAGCCCGTGCCCGGCGGCCTCGCCGAGTACTTCCCCGACACGGACGAGGTCGTCACGTACCGGAGGCTGCGGTGCGACGGCGACAGCGGGGAGCCGACGAACTGGGCGGAGAACGCGGTACGGCCGGACGTCGCGGCGCGGCTGGAGGTCGCGGACCTGGAACGCTGGCCGATGACCAAGGTGTTGCGGGATGCCGTCGGGGTACGGATCAGCCGCATCACGGACACGGTGGAGGCGCGGCTCGCCGACCCGGAGACGGCGGAGCTGCTTCAGGTGCCCCTGCTGTCCCCGATCCTCCACTACACGGGTGTGACGTACGACGAGGAGGGGCGGGTGGTGGACGTGGCACGGATCCGGTACCGGGGTGACCGGTTCTCGTTCTCGGTGACCGTCGAGGCACAGTGA